CCAAAAAAACAGTAACAAGAAATCTATTAAACGGCGTCTTAATAAGTTACTCACCACCCGCGGGGCTGGCTTTGCATAGTGAGATGTCAGGGTTGGCGCCACAAGCTTTAGGGAGATCAAGAGCGTTGTCTTTAGTGAGGTTAAGCGATTTGAGCATATCTACGTTGTTGAACACGGAGCAAAGACACGTCGCGTCGTTAGCGACGATCGCCTTCATCGGCAGGCAACACGATGGAGGCGGTGGTGGAATCACCGAGTGAAGAAACGGTTGACACGGCATAAGTTTCTGTATACACGGCATTGCCTGagcatctcctcctcctccgcctccaCCGCTGGGTGGTGCAATTGCGGCGTTAGATGATGATACGGAGTAAAGCACAAAAAAGACGGCAGCAACGGCGAATCTAACAATCTCCATTTCAGAAACAAAGAGCTTTGAAACAAAGTATGTAGTTCTTGTAAGACGGTGGTGTATCTTGTGTTTGAATGTTTTGTGACTTTGTGATACATTTCCAGATGTATTTATATGTACATAACACCCACGTTGACGTTAGTTACAATTTTGAATCTAATTCGCTTTCTGGCTCCTTTTTCCAGAAACAGTTACTAAATCTGTTCTGATCCGATGATTACGCAATAGATCGAAGACTAAGATCTGGATTATTTAGTTAAATCCAAAACTAATCCAAAAATAGAGTTGTCTTGTCAGTTGTAACAGTTTAGGTTTGATATAGAAAGTCGAATGATCCGTAACCttaaatttagaaatagaaGAAAGATTGTTATTAGTTATTACATCACAACAACAGAAATTACataatatgaatatgaatataCATGTTTTCTTGTGGTTGTCAACCCTGTTCTCGAATCTCACATTGGCACTACAAAATtatcatcatttaaaaaaaaattatatatgtgtgtgataatcaaataataaacaTGCAAGACTCATCAAATTAGATTCACAGAAACAGAACATGATTGAAATTAAACAATActaatatatgtgtatatataatatacatatattagtaGTTCTATACTAACCCTCAACTTAGCAATCGAAAAAAACAGATCATATATATGATATGGATCGGTCCGCCTTAGCGGATATGGTGGACTCACAGATAATAGAAAAAcgacaaaagaaaacataacaagggttagggtttagaaaCTTTTGCTATAACtttgtaaaaaacaaaaaaaattctctgaaaataaagttttctataatcatttattttaattttcttgaggtttttttattacaagttttttaaaaaaaattaaaaggttGATTGATTGATATATACGACGTTGAACTAAATTTTAGTTCTCTAAAGCATCTACAACTACAACTAATCACCCATATATGATTGTTTTCTTGGATACTAAAATACGCTTATTTAAAGACATCGAATATTTACTTCTgtattttattctaaatattttggGTACCTGTTTGGGTATTTTGGATATGGGATAGTATGAATATGAACCTAGAGAATCCAGTTATTAGTATCTTAGCTATTTTCGGTGCCGTTTGATTCATATATTAGTTTTAGTATCCGGAAAATATCTGAGAATAGCTAGATACTTTATAATGTTTCAGTTTGGATAATATTTAGggaaaacatattaataaacaACTTTAATTATAATTGCCAACTTAATACACAGAGTTTTAAAGTGACCGAAACAATACacaatctaaatttttttggtttcttaatAAACGAAGCTATTACTTCGAATGGTTAACACGATTGACGACACTTTAGATAGACACCGTAAACAGAAAcgttaaatacattttttagtGCTAAACCATGGTTAAAAAATTAATCTCTATCTGGTGATTTCCCAAATCGAAAACCTAAATTctaaaatcgtttttttttttttttttttttttgataatccaggggttCCCCACTTACGTGGGTCATTCCCCTGGGCCCGGTTaggcagcggtccacttcacccgGGAGGGCTTTACCTGAGCTGGGGACAAGGCCCAACACCCAGTACCGCATTTGATGACAGAATGGGTAGTTCGCCTCCGCTTGGCGTCGAACCCGTGAGCATGACAATTGGCCCACAAGGTCCTTACCAAGTGAGCTACCACATCCCGTCTAAATTCTAAAATCGTTTCTTCCCAAATCATAACGAATCGTCTTCTTCTCTCTGTCGGAGATGATAGCTA
The nucleotide sequence above comes from Brassica napus cultivar Da-Ae chromosome A9, Da-Ae, whole genome shotgun sequence. Encoded proteins:
- the LOC106365333 gene encoding non-specific lipid transfer protein GPI-anchored 3, with the translated sequence MEIVRFAVAAVFFVLYSVSSSNAAIAPPSGGGGGGGDAQAMPCIQKLMPCQPFLHSVIPPPPPSCCLPMKAIVANDATCLCSVFNNVDMLKSLNLTKDNALDLPKACGANPDISLCKASPAGGTTLNSTSPATPKTPPATSTGSGTTGASASSTSTPTSSAPAINFAGLSFASTIVALAATFF